One window from the genome of Pseudanabaena yagii GIHE-NHR1 encodes:
- a CDS encoding DUF928 domain-containing protein, which yields MNHKICLTCLTLVLLPLSVVSIPNLDPNSFARPTSESISFKPPKQGTPKTTTGAATRDGKTCLNDLSKSDVQTGAILPQSSFGLTVSSHPEFLIYKAQTSAKQMLFSLKSDDGELVYQTFLPFPSDTGIVAIKMPSDAPELVANKTYKWTMVVICGKSLRPDSPAIEGWIQRTTKSPTLASKLQSSSPLEKVALYGENGIWYDMVSDLNRLRREKSPDTQVITKAWEKLLKDQGLQSVEPIARLK from the coding sequence ATGAACCATAAAATATGTCTGACATGCCTCACACTTGTTTTACTACCACTTTCGGTAGTCTCAATCCCTAACTTAGACCCGAATAGTTTCGCCAGACCTACATCAGAGAGCATTTCTTTTAAGCCACCTAAGCAAGGTACACCTAAAACAACAACTGGTGCTGCCACTCGTGACGGGAAAACCTGTTTAAATGATCTCTCAAAATCCGATGTCCAAACTGGAGCGATCTTGCCACAGTCAAGTTTTGGCTTAACAGTCTCTAGCCATCCCGAATTCCTGATATATAAAGCGCAAACTTCAGCTAAGCAAATGCTATTTAGCTTAAAAAGTGATGATGGTGAGCTAGTTTATCAAACCTTCTTACCTTTTCCATCAGATACAGGAATTGTGGCTATTAAAATGCCTAGTGATGCACCAGAATTAGTTGCAAATAAAACATATAAGTGGACAATGGTAGTTATCTGTGGAAAATCTCTCAGACCAGATAGCCCTGCCATTGAAGGCTGGATTCAACGGACTACTAAATCACCAACTCTTGCTTCTAAGCTGCAATCATCTTCACCTCTGGAGAAAGTTGCCTTATATGGCGAAAATGGTATTTGGTATGACATGGTCAGTGATCTCAATAGATTGCGTCGAGAGAAATCTCCTGATACCCAAGTAATAACGAAAGCTTGGGAAAAATTGCTAAAAGATCAAGGACTTCAATCAGTTGAACCTATTGCGCGTCTTAAATAA
- a CDS encoding CHAT domain-containing protein codes for MKPTIATSQNLWRRIRKKYKLGLGLLAAIAVCLVIAIGQPAIATNQQRQDNPAKVMIAPLAQSADTLMEDGNRFYAEGQLVQAVAAWKEALQIYRDRQRTDSSSQNQLNEVACLSYLSIAYQDLGSWQEAEIAIAQSLDLLNKQSSTTKDGIELAARISNNKGSLQLAKGQPQAALESWKMAVEQYTQIGDEIGQLGSLTNQAQALQALGLFRQASEQLEAIALRLQKQPDSILKAVVLRSLGTTLQTLGDLPQSQKILEKSLEISQQLNNSLESSSTLLNLGNNFRLTKDYESALKNYEQAAKLAPSNILRLEAQAVQISLLIESDRLAEVQTLWQQIEPQLVNLQPSRRSIYLRVNLADSLIKLTKLVQNNTQTPQFISSSKIADSLTIAIRQAQELQDRRSESFAIGQLGILYEQNRQLADANKLAQRALVLAQESNADDLIYRWQWLSGRVLKQQGEYDRAIASYVQAVQSIQTLRRELITTAPEVQFAFRDRIEPIYRELVSLLLRSEHPTQENLKQARQTLESLQVVELENYFRAACLNVIPQQIDAIDLSSAVLYSTVLSDRLAIITSFPNAPLRYHAIEVSQADLEKTANEYLQSLNPAFSDRERLKVSQKLYDWIIRPVEPVLVEKQIKNLVFVLDSSLRNLPMAALHDGKQYAIEKYRMALTPGLQLLGAKPLDRNQLSVWLGGLTESRQGFVGLEGVKLEAAQIALKIPTKTELDVNFTKSKIQQGLTKQDTSIVHLATHGQFSSNPDSTFILAWDDRLTIPDFYNFLRDRTNNRSHPLELLILSACKTAEGDANATLGLAGLALRSGARSTIGSLWAVNDLSTSMLMSNFYDILLKQANISRAEALQEAQISILKDRQYQHPYYWAAFVLIGSWL; via the coding sequence ATGAAACCGACGATCGCTACTTCTCAAAATCTCTGGCGGAGAATAAGAAAAAAATATAAGCTAGGTTTGGGCTTGCTTGCGGCGATCGCAGTTTGCTTAGTAATCGCCATCGGGCAACCTGCGATCGCTACAAATCAGCAGCGTCAGGATAATCCAGCAAAAGTGATGATAGCTCCATTAGCCCAGTCTGCTGACACATTAATGGAGGATGGCAATCGCTTCTATGCTGAAGGTCAACTGGTGCAGGCGGTGGCAGCATGGAAAGAGGCGCTCCAAATCTATCGAGATCGCCAACGTACCGATTCCAGTTCCCAAAATCAGTTAAATGAAGTTGCTTGTCTTAGCTATCTCTCGATTGCGTATCAGGATTTAGGATCATGGCAAGAAGCGGAAATAGCGATCGCCCAAAGTTTAGATTTACTCAACAAGCAGTCATCAACTACAAAAGATGGCATAGAGCTAGCGGCAAGGATTAGTAACAATAAAGGTAGCTTGCAACTTGCTAAGGGGCAGCCCCAAGCGGCTCTCGAAAGTTGGAAGATGGCTGTAGAGCAATATACTCAAATTGGTGATGAGATTGGTCAATTAGGTAGCCTCACCAATCAGGCTCAAGCCCTGCAAGCTTTAGGTTTATTTCGTCAAGCAAGTGAACAGTTAGAGGCGATCGCCCTGCGCCTGCAAAAACAACCTGACTCCATCCTCAAAGCGGTTGTATTGCGTAGCTTAGGCACAACTTTGCAGACCCTTGGGGATCTGCCGCAGTCGCAAAAGATTTTGGAAAAGAGTTTAGAAATCTCTCAGCAGCTCAATAACTCTTTAGAAAGTAGTTCTACTCTGCTCAACTTAGGCAATAATTTCCGACTAACTAAAGATTATGAATCGGCATTAAAAAACTATGAACAAGCGGCAAAGCTGGCTCCTAGTAATATCTTGCGACTAGAAGCTCAAGCAGTACAGATCAGTCTGCTCATCGAAAGCGATCGCCTTGCCGAAGTACAAACTTTGTGGCAACAGATCGAGCCGCAACTCGTGAATCTTCAACCTAGTCGGCGCAGCATTTATCTACGGGTCAATCTTGCCGATAGTTTAATTAAATTAACCAAATTGGTTCAAAACAATACTCAAACTCCACAATTTATTAGTTCATCCAAAATTGCGGATTCTCTAACCATTGCGATCCGTCAAGCACAGGAATTACAAGATCGCCGATCCGAATCCTTTGCGATCGGTCAGCTAGGTATACTTTATGAACAAAATCGCCAATTAGCTGATGCGAATAAGCTTGCCCAACGTGCATTGGTACTAGCTCAAGAGTCAAATGCCGATGATCTCATTTATCGTTGGCAATGGCTTTCGGGCAGGGTCTTAAAGCAACAGGGTGAATACGATCGCGCGATCGCCTCCTATGTGCAAGCTGTACAGAGTATCCAAACCCTAAGGCGAGAACTGATCACCACAGCCCCAGAAGTTCAGTTTGCCTTTCGCGATCGCATCGAACCGATCTATCGCGAACTCGTTTCTTTACTATTACGCAGCGAACATCCAACCCAAGAGAATCTCAAACAAGCTCGTCAGACACTAGAATCCTTGCAAGTTGTGGAATTGGAAAATTACTTTCGAGCAGCTTGCTTGAATGTTATACCTCAGCAGATCGATGCCATTGACTTGAGTTCCGCAGTTCTATATTCCACGGTTTTGAGCGATCGCTTAGCGATTATTACCTCTTTTCCGAATGCCCCATTGAGGTATCACGCCATAGAAGTATCTCAGGCAGACTTAGAAAAAACTGCCAACGAATATCTCCAATCCCTTAACCCCGCATTTTCGGATCGCGAACGTTTAAAGGTTTCTCAAAAACTTTACGATTGGATTATTCGTCCTGTGGAGCCAGTCCTAGTAGAGAAGCAAATCAAAAATCTGGTCTTCGTGCTCGATAGCTCCTTGCGAAATCTGCCGATGGCAGCCCTGCATGATGGCAAACAATATGCGATCGAGAAATATCGTATGGCTTTAACTCCGGGCTTACAATTGTTGGGAGCAAAGCCTTTAGATCGTAATCAACTGAGTGTCTGGTTAGGTGGCTTGACTGAAAGTCGCCAAGGCTTTGTCGGTCTTGAAGGAGTCAAGTTAGAAGCCGCACAAATTGCTCTCAAAATTCCGACGAAAACAGAGCTAGATGTTAATTTCACTAAATCGAAGATCCAACAAGGGCTAACCAAGCAAGATACCTCCATCGTACATTTGGCAACACATGGTCAATTCAGCTCCAATCCAGACTCAACATTTATATTGGCTTGGGATGATCGCTTAACCATTCCTGATTTCTATAACTTTTTGCGCGATCGCACCAACAATCGGAGCCATCCCTTAGAACTGCTCATTCTCAGTGCTTGTAAAACTGCCGAAGGTGATGCCAATGCGACTTTAGGACTAGCAGGATTAGCTTTGCGATCGGGTGCAAGGAGTACTATTGGCAGCCTATGGGCTGTGAATGATCTTTCAACCAGTATGTTAATGTCCAACTTTTATGACATTCTCCTCAAACAAGCAAATATCTCCAGAGCTGAAGCATTACAAGAAGCACAAATCTCTATCCTCAAAGATCGTCAATACCAACATCCCTACTATTGGGCAGCTTTTGTATTAATTGGTAGTTGGCTATAG